One Chloroflexota bacterium DNA segment encodes these proteins:
- a CDS encoding nuclear transport factor 2 family protein, whose protein sequence is MIASMMAKRNVRSGFAGMSQDHIDTDALLKQRADDAVWDCTSELGVGQTIKGKKAAADWFHKWEQEFPKRKLVTKNVCMSGTCLPSPNMVVMVDWTCWETDKQGKEFQYDGVTVMHIRNMKVVTATEHISFRGLPQLSTLIRPTAKA, encoded by the coding sequence ATGATTGCATCTATGATGGCTAAGAGGAATGTGCGCTCGGGCTTTGCTGGGATGAGCCAGGATCACATTGACACTGATGCCTTGCTCAAGCAGCGGGCCGATGATGCTGTCTGGGATTGCACTTCAGAACTCGGTGTCGGGCAGACCATTAAAGGCAAGAAAGCCGCGGCAGACTGGTTTCACAAATGGGAGCAGGAATTCCCTAAGAGGAAGCTGGTTACAAAGAATGTGTGCATGAGTGGCACGTGTCTGCCGAGTCCAAACATGGTTGTCATGGTTGACTGGACTTGTTGGGAAACCGATAAGCAAGGGAAGGAGTTCCAGTATGACGGTGTCACTGTTATGCATATAAGGAACATGAAGGTTGTTACGGCAACAGAACACATCTCTTTTAGAGGCCTTCCTCAACTCTCAACCCTGATAAGGCCAACAGCGAAGGCTTAG